The following DNA comes from Lentibacillus sp. Marseille-P4043.
TAAACAAGCGTATATAACAACAAAAAAGGGAAATGTTGAATACAAAAATAAATAAATTCCTTCCTGAATTATTCACAGAAATAATGTAAAGAGTTGCTAACACTTGTCTCCCAAGCCAATTCAACCAGACCGATCATGCATCAAATAAATGAAAAAAGAACCCATTTCTGCTAAGGTTAAAAGTACCACCAAATAACCAACAGAAAGGGTTCTTATAATGGCTACTTTACCGCAAATAACGCTTGATTTCAATCGTCAAATTAAATTGTCCAATGATGGAGACTCACTTTCCTCTGATACTGGTGAACTTTTGTATCGGGAATTCGATGAAAAGATAGGTTTCTTCAATACACTAGCTAAACACCTAGAATTAAAAGACAACAGACGTTATTTCGTTTATTCTAATGAGCAGCTTCTGCGCCAAAAACTTTATCAAATTATTGTGGGGTACGCTGAAGATGATGCAGCTGATCAATTAACGAATGATCCTGTTTTTACACAGATTGTTGATTCTGACGTACTAGCTTCCCAGCCCAGCTTATCTAGACTATATCCACGATTTGATGATCAATCCATCAAACAGCTAAATAAAGCGAATCAAGAAATTTTGGATAAAGTACATCAATTCAGGGGATCAAAGGCGTTAATTTTCGATTTGGATTCCACTCATTCTGATACATATGGCGAACAGGAATCTGCTGCGTATAATTCCCATTACGGTACTGTCGGATTTCACCCCTTAGTTGCCTTCGATGGCATAACAGGCGACTTTCTGAAAGCCAAACTACGACCGGGTAATGTCTATACTTCCAATGGTGTCGTGGATTTCGTAAAGCCTCTGATCCAACACTACAACGAGAAATGTACTCCTTCTTTGTAATGAACTTGACAGACGCGTTTACACCAAAAGATATCGTCCGTTCTTACCAGAAACGCGGGACAATGGAGAACTATATCAAGGAAGCCAAAGATGGTTTTAACCTAGATAAAATGTGCGGCCACTCCTTTCAGGTTAACGAAGTAAGGATGATGCTGAGTTTGAGGTTTTATCTATCACTTTAACGCTCCATCCGGAGAACGAGGAAGAGTGTGTTCTGGTAAGATCCATGTGGAGCCTTATCAGGATGGAACTTATGCAGAACTTTATCTCAAAATGGATTCATACTATGAAACAGATAAAGTTTACGTCGAAATACAAGACTAAAAATCAAATCATTTCATTAGATTTTAGCTAATGGTTTTAATATTGAATATTGCCATGGAGTTGACCCAGCTTGACATTTTTTTGACCCATCAATGACAGAAAATTGATCCAGCCGTAACATGGGTGATCCACACCTTGAGAAAAACCGTATAAATACAGCGAAGCTGATTATCCTTGACCGCCGTGCAACTCTTTAGTGTTTGTCCATAGTACGCTGACTGTGCGGATGTAGCCCTTAAGGCTGCTTTTTATCCCATCCGACACAAGAACACTACTATGAACAAAGACAAGGTCAAGGGTGGTGGTTTTGATATGTTTTAAGACTTGGAAAACGCTAAATTTAACTACACAACCGTGAATATTTTTAGTACTTATAACTGGATTTAGCCTTGTCACAAGTGGATCTAAAAGTTGACAACGACGGGATTATCCTATGTCTTTATTCAAATATCAATTTTGATCGAAAATGATTCTAATTCATTTTTTTTCGCTAAATGTTTGATAATACTTCTGATATGATCATTATTCCGGTTTTCTTGTTCATTTTCAGGAGTTTCAATTGTAATTGTGATTTTTTTATTTTTTATATCACTTAACAATTTTATACTGGAATCATGGCCTTCTTTTACCAGGCTATTAGTGATTTGATGAGTGAAACTTTTAATATCTTGTTTTGTATTCTGTACTGTATTTGCTTGTTTTAAATGATAAGAAACGGTGAATATTCCTACAAACAACACTAAACAATTTAAGATTATAAATATATTTTTTTTCAAATTGGGATTCCCTCCTTAATTCATTTTGTTATATTTTTATGCACATTAATCCCAAATTAGACGAGTATTTGTAACTACTCGTCATTTAATACCATCCTGCAGCATAAGTTTGTGTGCTGCAGGTACAATAAAATAATAAAGTTACACTGTTTTGAGGAGGGCGAAAACTATTCGTGTTGATAAATCAGTAATCATAGTATATTTCTTGTCAAACTAAGTAACCGGTTATTTTATTCCTTATTTCCAAACATGAAATTGACTCGCCTTTTAAATCACTTTGAATACGATAAACAGTATTTCTGCTTACGTAAGTTTCATCAGCAATATGTAAAATTGGTTTCATACACTGTACACATTTAGGATCCTTAAACTTCAATTTCTCTTTCAAAATCTGGAGGATCTTAATTTAATAGCTTCCATACATAGTCAGTATCAAGATGGCACGGTCGAAAAAATGCAACAACAGCTATTAAGTGAATACCAATTGCATCTATAGCAAGAAAAAAGCATCGGATAAATCCAAGTCAAATGAATGAATTGATATTAAGCCTTCGTGACATTAATCCACTTACACTAAAAGAGTTAAGTAACTTGTTAAACAGAAAGCCGGACTCTATTACAAGAATGTATCTTTCAGGATTAGTAAAAGAAGGAAGATTAGAATTATTTTAATCAGACCAAACAAATCATCCAAAACAAGTATATATAACAAAATACAAAACAATATTGAAAAATAATTAGGCTAAATGGAGGTAGTAGCATAAAACCACAAATAAATTGCTTGTACAAACTTCAAAGCAACTCCTACTCTCCCCTGATAATGATGAAAAGCGATATGTTTACTATCATGACGCATCGGATTAATAAACGCACATTATGGATACGATCCTAGGATAGTACTAGCCGAACTCGCAGAAGCACAGTATTTGTGGAAGGAATTTGGAAAAAAGAATAGCGTGGTTTCATCCTTCTAGACCTGGTTAACAAAAATATTCTTAGTTCATGATTCCCATCATTGCTCATAAACTATAAAAAGCACACTTGGAGGGATCATATTGACGACGGAAACAAAGGCGCTCACACGTGCGATTGATGAAATTACGGAGATTGCCTCTGACTTTGGCCTTGATTTTTATCCAATGCGATATGAAATTTGTCCTGCCGATATTATTTATACATTTGGTGCATATGGTATGCTGACTCGATTTAGCCACTGGAGTTTCGGCAAACAGTTTCATAAAATGAAGCTGCATTATGACCTTGGCTTAAGTCAGATATACGAGCTTGTTATTAACTCGAACCCTTGTTATGCCTTCTTACTTGATACGAATAGCCTCATTCAAAATAAACTAATCATTGCCCATGTACTTGCCCACTGCGATTTTTTCAAAAACAATGCTCGTTTTTCCAATACAAGAAGAGATATGGTGGAGAGTATGACAGCAACGGCAGAACGAATTGAAAGCTATGAAATGATGTATGGAAAGGATGAAGTAGAGCGTTTTCTGGATGCGGTGCTGTCCATTCAAGAACATATTGACCCATCGATCGTCAGACCAAAATTAGCCTCCTATGAGACCGATGAGGGAGAAGAAACAACAAAAACAGTGGTTAGAACACCGTATGATGATTTATGGGATTTGGATAAAAAAGAAGCGAATGAAAAGCCCCTGACAGATAAAGCGAAAAAAAAGTTCCCACCACAGCCGGAAAAGGATCTGTTGTTATTTATCGAAGAGCACAGTCGTGAACTGGAGGACTGGCAACGTGATATTTTAACGATGATGCGTGAGGAAATGCTCTATTTTTGGCCGCAATTGGAAACAAAAATCATGAACGAAGGCTGGGCTTCGTATTGGCATCAGCGGATATTACGTGAAATGGATTTAACGACAAATGAAACGGTTGAATTCGCTACACTGAACGCTGGGGTTGTGCAGCCGTCCAAGACGCAAATCAATCCCTATTACCTTGGTGTAAAAATGTTCGAGGACATCGAAGAACGTTTCAATAATCCGACAGAGGAAATGAAACGCTTCGGTGTGGAACCCGGATCAGGGAGAGAAAAAATGTTTGAAGTACGAGAGGTTGAGTCGGATATTTCATTTATCCGAAATTATTTAACCAAAGAGCTTGTGCAGCGGGAAGATATGTATTTGTTTGAAAAGAAGGGCAGCAATTACCAAATTACGGAGAAAGATTATGAAAGTAAGAGATCAACTTATTTCCATGAGGGTAAATGGCGGATTTCCATATATAAGTGTTGAAAATGGGGATTATTTAAAGAATGGTGATCTTTATTTAGTACATGGTTATGAGGGAATTGAATTGGACCTTCATTATTTGGAAAATGTTCTGCCTTATATTTATCAGTTATGGGGTCGGACTGTGTATATGGAAACGTACGTGGAGGATAAGCAGATTCTCTATTCGTATGATGGGAATAAGGTTCATCGTCGGTATATGTAAGAATAAAGGGAGCGGGATGATGATGTCATTCTGCTTCCTTATATAACTGTTTGCATGATGGGGTTAACGGATTAAATATATAGTTGAGAGGGTATTTCTGAAGGGGGTAAAATATAAGATGGCATATATAATTCACCACAAACTTTTCAGTGATGTTATTTGCACCACACTTATACGTAACGAGCTTGTGCAGTGGGAAGATTTGTATTTGTTTGAAAAGAAAGGAGCGGGAATATCCGCGCACCATGTAGTAATTGGCTTAAGAATTAAGGTGTCATCTCGACAGAACAAGAAATTGCTCCATCTCACCTTGTGTTAAATGACTTGGTTTTTTTCCATGTTTTTTGCAATAGGCATGGAGGGCACGAATTTTAACCCTTGATGCATTCGGATCTTTTGGAAGCGTATAAAGGCTATCGGGAAAAAGGCATCCTCTCATTCTAGATCTCTCCTCATATTCTCTTCAACCACCTTTCGAATAATGTGATTAAAGATAAATTTGTATCGGAGGTGTTGTTATGAGATGGTCCAAAGTTCGTGAAAATGTTCCAAACCGAATAGTAATAGTTGAGGCTTTTAATACAACATCTGAAAATAAGGTTAGGACAATCAATGAAATGGCAGTAATATCTGATTTCTATGAGAACATGGATGCTTGGCGCGTGTATAAAAAAATCCATAAACAAAACCCTGAAAAAGGGCTTTATATCTTCCACACCTCCAATGAGAATGCAGAAGTTATTGAGCAATTCTTGCAGGAATAAGGGGGCGCGCATGAAACTAAGTGCTGATGATGGGCTGTTGCTTGTCGAGTTGCAAGTAAACTTTGGGAACGAAAATAAAATGCTCTCAAATGAACGACACTGTTCGCAGTTCCAATTAAATTGCCTTTCCTTTGTCGGTCGAAACACCGAAATTGACCATGCCTTCAGCAATTTTATCCAGGTGCCACCACCATTGTTCATTAGGGATATTATTTTCTTCCGATAATTTAAAGTCATATACATTTCGAAGGTGGTTAACCATTTCCTTTGCATTTTCAATTAGCTTTAAATCGTAATATCCTAGCAAGATTTTTTCTTCAAAATCTAATTTACTTTGAACCTCATAAATGTTTGTTCTGTCATGTAACATCCGCAGACTTTCAAATGGACTGGAATCCAAATCATTAACATCATCACCGTAATTAAGAATGTCTTGTTTATATTTGCTCATTTCCATACATCCTTTACTTTCCCGAGATAGGTGTAACCCCGGTTATTGGCAAAATAGTTCTGAGTGAATGTTGGCAAAAAGTATAAGTGAACATCATTATTCTTCCCATTCATTATATTCAATATATGGTTTTTATAATCTTCAAGAGACCAGTCTTGTGGTAACTCAATCCTTCTTTTACGTTTTTCTAAGTGTGATTTTCCAAAGTGCTTTGCTTTTGTAACTTTTCAGATTACACCTGATTGATTGTATACTAGAATAATTCCTTTAATGATATCATTAAGTGAATGATCCAACCAATTACCTCCCTAGTAATTAGCTAATTAATCTTATTATAGCATCATTTGTCTGAAGACTGGTACAATGGCGGGCACAAATGATGAATCTAACGCAGAAGATTGAAATATTTACAATGCCAATGACGGAATGATAAGGACGGTTTATGTATGTTTGCCTACTCACTATTGTACTATTACCGCATAAAGGTATATTTATTGTTTTAAGTTCTATAAATAGTAATCTATTCATAATTTATAATAGGGAAGAAACCTATAGTTAAAAAGGAATAGTTTAAATAATTAGGCGGTGAATTTGATGAATTGGGATTTTGAATATGATTTGGTTGTAGTGGGTTCAGGAGCATCTGGTTTTTCTGCGGCAATAACAGGTGCAAAAGAAAATTTGAAAACTATTTTAATTGAAAAGGAAAACTATTTTGGTGGAGCTTCAGCCCTTTCTGGCGGAGGCGTTTGGGTGCCGAATAACCGATATTTAATCGAAGCGGGATCGGATGATAGTTTTGAAGAGGCGAAGAAATATTTGGATTCAACCGTTGGAGATAAAGTTTCAGACGAAATGAAAGAAACTTATTTAAAACGAGGAATCGAAATGCTTGATTATCTACATGAAACATCAAAACATATGAGGTTTTCCTATGCAAAGGATTATTCTGATTATTATCCTCATTTAGAAGGTGGCAAAGGGGAAGGACGCTCAATTGAACCTTTAATTTTTAACCTTAATAAACTTGGCGATTGGAGAGAATTGTTGAAACCACCGACTGTAGATACAAAAGGATTCGTTATGACAGGACAAGATTTTCGTCATGTCAACATGATTACCCGAACCTGGAAGGGGAGATTAAGAAGTTTATCTTTGGGATGGAGATTGATTAACTATTTGATCTTTAAAATTCGTTATTCTGCTTTAGGGCAAGCGTTAATCGGAAGACTTGCTTTAACTTATAAGGAATTAAACGGGGAACTTTGGTTAAATAGCCCATTTCTTGATTATATTGTTGAAAATGATAAAGTTACCGGAGTTAAAATTCTAAAAGATGGAAAGGAAACAACTGTTAAAGCGAATAAAGGTGTTATATTTGCTTCGGGTGGTTTTTCAAAAAATCAAGAATACCGAAAGAAATATCTTCCGTCTCCTACTGATAAAGCATGGACTTCTTCACCTGAAGGACAAACAGGGGATATATTGGACCCGACAACTAAATTAGGTGCAAGCCTTGGCTTTATGAATAAGGTGTGGGGTGCACCGTCTATTATTGACCATGAAGGAAAACCTTTCTTCTTAGTAGCGGATAGAGCGATTCCTTCTATGATTATTACGGACCACGACGGAAATCGATATATAAACGAACCAACACCTTATCACGAATTCGTTGATAAAATGTATGAACATAACGATAAAACAAACGGAAAAGCAATTCATTCCTGGATTATTTTAGACCATAAAGCAAAGAAAAGACATCTTTTTGCAGGTTTGTTCCCAGGGCAGGATTTCCCAAAAGAATATTACGAACATGACATTGTTTTAAAGGGGAACAGCATTACTGAATTAGAAGGAAAATTGAATATGCCAAAAGGGAATTTGATGAAAACAGTTGAACGTTATAATGGTTTTGCAAAAACAGGCAAAGATTTGGATTTCAATAGAGGAGAGACACCTCATGACAGATATTACGGCGACCCGACTTTGAAAAATCCAAATCTTGATGAAATCAATAAGGGTCCGTTTTATGCTTTAAAAGTGTATCCAGGCGATATTGGAACAAAGGGTGGCGTCGCAATTGACAAATATGCCCGTGTTTTAAGAGAGGACGGAACCTCAATCAAAGGATTGTATGCTTGTGGCAACTGTTCTGCTGCTGTTATGGGGGAATCTTACCCAGGACCCGGTGCAACAATTGGACCTGGTATGACATTTGGACATATTGCAGCACTTCATTGTAGGGGTAACTAAAACACTTGCAAACCACACAGAAAATCGCAAGTGTTTTTCTTAAAAGATAACACTAGCGTTGCATAAATATAATCAAAATGT
Coding sequences within:
- a CDS encoding FAD-binding protein, yielding MNWDFEYDLVVVGSGASGFSAAITGAKENLKTILIEKENYFGGASALSGGGVWVPNNRYLIEAGSDDSFEEAKKYLDSTVGDKVSDEMKETYLKRGIEMLDYLHETSKHMRFSYAKDYSDYYPHLEGGKGEGRSIEPLIFNLNKLGDWRELLKPPTVDTKGFVMTGQDFRHVNMITRTWKGRLRSLSLGWRLINYLIFKIRYSALGQALIGRLALTYKELNGELWLNSPFLDYIVENDKVTGVKILKDGKETTVKANKGVIFASGGFSKNQEYRKKYLPSPTDKAWTSSPEGQTGDILDPTTKLGASLGFMNKVWGAPSIIDHEGKPFFLVADRAIPSMIITDHDGNRYINEPTPYHEFVDKMYEHNDKTNGKAIHSWIILDHKAKKRHLFAGLFPGQDFPKEYYEHDIVLKGNSITELEGKLNMPKGNLMKTVERYNGFAKTGKDLDFNRGETPHDRYYGDPTLKNPNLDEINKGPFYALKVYPGDIGTKGGVAIDKYARVLREDGTSIKGLYACGNCSAAVMGESYPGPGATIGPGMTFGHIAALHCRGN